A region of Lagenorhynchus albirostris chromosome 20, mLagAlb1.1, whole genome shotgun sequence DNA encodes the following proteins:
- the CENPV gene encoding centromere protein V, which yields MRRARSSAAAKPRGQKRSGASRAPAAAASAPGADRARRPAGQAGGGSRAAARQPSAKRRPQSSPRAQEAGAGEPPPEPPLPPPPPAAPSASELDLGEQRERWETFQKRQRLSFEGAAKLLLDTYEYQGLVKHTGGCHCGAVRFEVWASADLHIFDCNCSICKKKQNRHFIVPASRFKLLKGAESITTYTFNTHKAQHTFCKRCGVQSFYSPRSNPGGFGIAPHCLDEGTVRSVVVEEFNGSDWEKAMKEHKTIKSMSKE from the exons ATGCGGCGGGCGAGGAGCAGCGCGGCGGCCAAGCCACGCGGGCAGAAGCGGTCCGGGGCCTCCAGGGCCCCCGCGGCCGCCGCCTCGGCCCCCGGCGCCGACCGCGCACGGAGGCCCGCGGGccaggccgggggcgggagccGGGCGGCGGCGAGGCAGCCGTCGGCCAAGCGGCGGCCGCAGTCGTCGCCTCGGGCGCAGGAGGCGGGCGCCGGAGAGCCGCCGCCGGAGCCGCCGCTGCCCCCGCCTCCGCCCGCAGCGCCCTCGGCGTCCGAGCTGGACCTGGGCGAGCAGCGGGAGCGCTGGGAGACGTTCCAGAAGCGGCAGAGGCTCAGCTTCGAGGGCGCCGCCAAGCTGCTGCTGGACACCTA TGAATACCAGGGCCTGGTGAAACACACAGGAGGCTGCCACTGTGGGGCGGTTCGCTTTGAAGTCTGGGCCTCGGCAGACCTGCACATCTTTGACTGCAA CTGCAGTATTTGCAAGAAGAAGCAGAATAGACACTTCATTGTTCCCGCCTCTCGCTTCAAGCTCCTCAAG GGAGCCGAGAGCATCACCACATACACCTTCAACACCCACAAGGCGCAGCACACCTTCTGTAAGAGGTGCGGCGTCCAGAGCTTTTATTCTCCCCGCTCCAACCCCGGAGGCTTCG GGATCGCCCCCCACTGCCTGGACGAGGGCACCGTGCGCAGCGTGGTGGTCGAGGAGTTCAACGGCAGCGACTGGGAGAAGGCCATGAAGGAGCACAAGACCATCAAGAGCATGTCTAAGGAGTga